The following proteins are co-located in the Cryptococcus neoformans var. neoformans B-3501A chromosome 12, whole genome shotgun sequence genome:
- a CDS encoding hypothetical protein (HMMPfam hit to adh_short, short chain dehydrogenase, score: 122.2, E(): 1.2e-33), with amino-acid sequence MALTLDIVVCCLRKTIFSPYLAISIPVVLHLHSVSSRLVLIVSYFWGAVISPWFHAPPKLQWEDQVVLITGGGSGIGALLAQTLANRNVAVAILTKDLPKQPFSHSHIHVFACDVSDYNAVMGVSARVREAVGDPTIIINNAGIVSGKLLLDLTEEDITSTFGSNTLAHFWVLKAFLPAMLRRGRGHIVTMSSILGIVGAAQMTDYCASKAAVLSLHQTLRFELDSRYQTPGIRTTLVLPAYTLTSLFNRVKLPTNRLFDFLCPPVQPRAVVEHIISALDDNESRIIRLPFYSNFARLCGDAVGLVPAGVRDFVQWLSGADYAMKGYGPTPDAGERLLAERQSHTPLNRKRTE; translated from the exons ATGGCACTCACCCTTGACATCG TTGTATGTTGCCTACGTAAAACCATTTTCTCTCCTTATCTTGCCATCTCCATTCCAGTagttctccatctccattcAGTCTCAAGCCGTTTAGTACTCATTGTATCCTATTTCTGGGGAGCGGTTATTT CTCCATGGTTTCACGCTCCACCCAAGCTACAATGGGAAGATCAAGTAGTACTCATCACGGGAG GTGGCTCAGGCATCGGTGCTCTATTGGCTCAAACACTTGCGAATCGTAATGTCGCTGTCGCCATACTCACGAAAGACTTACCAAAGCAACCATTCTCCCACA GCCATATTCATGTATTTGCGTGTGACGTCTCTGACTATAACGCAGTAATGGGAGTGTCTGCTCGAGTGCGAGAAGCA GTTGGTGATCCtacaataataataaataatgCCGGTATAGTCAGTGGCAAGCTACTCCTAGATCTGACTGAAGAGGATATAACAAG CACATTTGGATCCAATACTCTTGCGCACTTTTGGGTCCTCAAAGCGTTTCTCCCGGCCATGCTGCGTCGAGGCAGAGGCCATATCGTGACCATGTCTAGCATATTAGGCATCGTTGGTGCTGCTCAAATGA CTGATTATTGCGCAAGTAAAGCTGCAGTTCTCAGCTTACACCAAACATTGCGATTTGAGTTAGATAGCCGGTACCAGACACCTGGTATCAGGACCACGCTTGTCTTACCAGCGTATACACTTACATCTCTATTCAACCGTGTAAAGCTCCCTACAAATCGGCTTTTCGACTTTCTTTGCCCTCCGGTTCAGCCTCGAGCTGTTGTCGAACACATCATATCTGCTTTAGATGATAACGAGAGCCGAATCATTCGACTACCATTCTATTCCAATTTTGCTAGACTCTGTGGAGATGCCGTCGGGCTGGTACCAGCAGGGGTCAGAGATTTTGTTCAATGGCTTTCAGGTGCTGATTATGCCATGAAAGGCTACGGTCCTACCCCTGATGCGGGGGAGCGGTTGCTGGCGGAAAGGCAGTCTCATACACCGCTCAACAGGAAAAGAACAGAGTAG